From Streptomyces sp. NBC_00690, a single genomic window includes:
- a CDS encoding saccharopine dehydrogenase family protein, which yields MRVLLVGAGGVGSAITKIAARRPFLDHMVVADYDLGRAERAVEALGGTADRFTAARVDANDRTAVAALLTEHRCDVLLNATDPRFVMPLFEAAATAGTHYLDMAMSLSRPHPERPYEECGVKLGDEQFAVAQEWEDEGRLALVGFGVEPGLSDVFARHAADELFDEIEEIGIRDGANITVDGYDFAPSFSIWTTIEECLNPPVVYEADRGWFTTEPFSEPEVFDFPEGIGPVECVNVEHEEVLLVPRWVKAGRVTFKYGLGNEFIEVLKTLHKLGLDGTEPVTVNGGSGPVQVSPRDVVAAALPDPATLGDRMRGKTCAGTWVKGTKDGQAREVYLYHVVDNEWSMREYGSQAVVWQTAVNPVVALELVATGVWSGTGVLGPEAFAPGPFLDLLTEYGSPWGMREQ from the coding sequence ATGAGAGTTCTGCTGGTCGGCGCAGGAGGCGTGGGCAGTGCGATCACCAAGATCGCCGCCCGCCGCCCGTTCCTGGATCACATGGTGGTCGCCGATTACGACCTGGGACGGGCCGAGCGGGCGGTCGAGGCGCTCGGTGGCACCGCCGACCGCTTCACCGCGGCGCGCGTGGATGCGAACGATCGGACGGCGGTGGCGGCGCTGCTCACCGAGCACCGCTGCGATGTGTTGCTGAACGCCACCGATCCGCGCTTCGTGATGCCCCTGTTCGAGGCGGCGGCCACGGCGGGCACCCACTACCTCGACATGGCGATGTCGCTGTCCCGGCCGCATCCGGAGCGCCCGTACGAGGAGTGCGGCGTCAAGCTCGGTGACGAGCAGTTCGCGGTGGCGCAGGAGTGGGAGGACGAGGGCAGGCTCGCCCTTGTCGGTTTCGGTGTGGAGCCTGGGCTCTCCGATGTCTTCGCCCGTCATGCCGCGGACGAACTCTTCGACGAGATCGAGGAGATCGGCATCCGCGACGGCGCCAACATCACCGTCGACGGCTATGACTTCGCCCCTTCGTTCAGCATCTGGACCACGATCGAGGAGTGTCTGAACCCGCCCGTGGTCTACGAGGCGGATCGCGGTTGGTTCACCACCGAGCCGTTCAGCGAGCCGGAGGTCTTCGACTTCCCCGAGGGCATCGGTCCCGTGGAGTGCGTGAACGTGGAGCATGAGGAGGTGCTGTTGGTCCCGCGCTGGGTGAAGGCGGGGCGGGTCACCTTCAAGTACGGCCTGGGCAATGAGTTCATCGAGGTACTGAAGACGCTGCACAAGCTCGGGCTCGACGGCACCGAACCGGTCACCGTGAACGGTGGTTCGGGACCGGTCCAGGTGTCGCCGCGGGATGTGGTGGCGGCTGCCCTGCCCGATCCGGCGACGCTGGGCGACCGAATGCGCGGCAAGACGTGCGCGGGGACCTGGGTCAAGGGCACCAAGGACGGGCAGGCCCGTGAGGTGTACCTGTACCACGTGGTCGACAACGAGTGGTCGATGCGCGAGTACGGCTCGCAGGCCGTGGTGTGGCAGACCGCCGTCAATCCGGTGGTGGCCCTGGAGTTGGTGGCGACCGGTGTGTGGAGCGGCACCGGTGTGCTGGGTCCGGAGGCGTTCGCACCGGGGCCGTTCCTCGATCTGCTGACCGAGTACGGATCCCCCTGGGGGATGCGCGAGCAGTGA
- a CDS encoding MSMEG_1061 family FMN-dependent PPOX-type flavoprotein, producing MTTAPLATRPGRIDLARVREIVGTPDPVMRQKVLDRLDDHCRLFIAHSPFCCVASADLAGRTDCSPRGDHPGFVRVLDDRTLLIPDRPGNQLADTFTNICENPGVGLLFLVPGYAETLRVNGRAYPTDDPDLLPMLESRGRPAKLATVVEVDEAYLHCAKAVIRSGLWDDEPRELAAQLPSGGTIAAAHFGIAGLTAALLDDDLADDYRHNL from the coding sequence ATGACCACCGCCCCGCTCGCCACCCGCCCCGGCCGGATCGACCTCGCCCGGGTCCGGGAGATCGTCGGCACCCCGGACCCGGTGATGCGGCAGAAGGTCCTCGACCGTCTCGACGACCACTGCCGGCTCTTCATCGCCCACTCGCCGTTCTGCTGCGTCGCCTCCGCCGATCTCGCAGGTCGCACCGACTGCTCGCCGCGCGGCGACCACCCGGGCTTCGTCCGCGTCCTCGACGACCGGACCCTCCTGATCCCCGACCGTCCCGGGAACCAGCTCGCGGACACCTTCACCAACATCTGTGAGAACCCCGGTGTGGGGCTGCTCTTCCTGGTGCCCGGTTACGCGGAGACCCTGCGGGTCAACGGGCGCGCCTATCCCACCGACGACCCCGATCTGCTGCCCATGCTGGAGTCCCGGGGTCGCCCGGCGAAGCTGGCGACCGTCGTCGAGGTCGACGAGGCATATCTGCACTGCGCCAAGGCCGTCATCCGATCCGGCCTCTGGGACGACGAGCCACGCGAACTCGCCGCCCAGCTTCCTTCCGGCGGCACCATCGCCGCCGCACACTTCGGCATCGCCGGACTCACTGCGGCCCTCCTCGACGACGATCTCGCCGACGACTACCGCCACAACCTGTAG
- a CDS encoding CHAT domain-containing protein, producing the protein MVRELPVRIVEDPSRGFTSLPRRAPVAPDLVLALDLLGDDRIQVRMYGSAVPVIGSEHRVVVHRRPGEIRGVAGRLRHLWKRELIDLQPLDGRGRPARGRAVLPYASQLDLTGEPAGELAAVLAELADQGAHLLFGLLLASEGREDVEQFREVLLSVLAGPPLRIRVDSELLLPWGMLALPRRNGEGGELSALFHRFLGYRHQIEQASPNYTRAPEGLWPPPRIPSVSLNHDTTIDPTGRTRAGDVAAALAKNTSFTERTTRAALLRALEDGTLDEQLMYFWCHGSFRSDDGQTSCLVVRLTDGGEIDAYTVAARPVSGDEPAAFRPLVLLNACYAGLSAGADLAYLGRALIERGARGVMGPQIEMPQVFAAEYALAFVTRYLEGHRTAGAIAHELARHFADEYGNPLGFAYGLHGGMDERLERG; encoded by the coding sequence ATGGTCCGCGAGTTGCCCGTCAGGATCGTCGAGGACCCCAGCCGGGGGTTCACTTCGTTGCCGCGGCGCGCCCCGGTCGCCCCCGATCTGGTACTCGCCCTCGATCTGCTCGGGGACGATCGCATCCAGGTGCGGATGTACGGGTCGGCGGTGCCGGTCATCGGCTCGGAACACCGGGTGGTCGTCCACCGCAGGCCCGGCGAGATCCGTGGCGTGGCGGGCCGGCTCCGGCATCTGTGGAAGCGGGAGCTGATCGACCTCCAACCGTTGGACGGCCGGGGCCGGCCGGCTCGCGGCCGGGCCGTGTTGCCGTACGCCTCGCAACTCGACCTCACCGGTGAGCCGGCGGGCGAGTTGGCCGCGGTGCTGGCGGAACTCGCCGATCAGGGGGCACATCTGCTGTTCGGGCTGCTCCTGGCGTCCGAGGGTCGAGAAGACGTGGAGCAGTTCCGGGAGGTGCTGCTCTCGGTGCTGGCGGGACCGCCCCTGCGCATCCGAGTCGACTCGGAGCTGCTTCTGCCCTGGGGAATGCTGGCACTGCCGCGGCGGAACGGGGAGGGCGGCGAACTGTCGGCGCTGTTCCACCGGTTCCTCGGCTATCGCCATCAGATCGAGCAGGCCAGTCCGAACTACACCAGGGCCCCGGAGGGGCTCTGGCCGCCGCCGCGGATTCCCTCCGTGTCCCTGAACCATGACACCACGATCGATCCGACCGGACGTACGAGGGCGGGGGACGTCGCCGCCGCGCTGGCGAAGAACACCTCCTTCACCGAACGCACCACGCGCGCCGCGTTGTTGCGGGCGTTGGAGGACGGCACGCTCGACGAGCAGTTGATGTACTTCTGGTGTCACGGCAGCTTCCGCAGCGACGACGGGCAGACGTCCTGTCTGGTGGTGCGGCTCACCGACGGCGGAGAGATCGACGCCTACACCGTGGCCGCCCGCCCGGTGTCGGGCGACGAACCGGCGGCGTTCAGGCCGCTGGTGCTGCTCAACGCCTGCTACGCGGGGCTGTCGGCCGGAGCCGATCTCGCCTATCTGGGACGGGCGTTGATCGAGCGCGGTGCGCGTGGGGTGATGGGGCCACAGATCGAGATGCCGCAGGTCTTCGCCGCCGAGTACGCGTTGGCGTTCGTCACCCGCTATCTGGAGGGGCATCGGACGGCGGGGGCGATCGCCCACGAGTTGGCGCGGCACTTCGCGGACGAGTACGGCAACCCGCTCGGATTCGCCTACGGGCTGCACGGCGGTATGGACGAGCGGCTGGAGCGCGGCTGA
- a CDS encoding CocE/NonD family hydrolase: MTVPFLRIGPSPLHEGAEQHLISMRDGTRLATDVYLPASPRKHAAVVSRLPYDKASAYMAVHKIAPLYLERGYVFIAQDVRGKFRSEGDTVPFVHEIEDTYDTLDWVAAQPWSNGSVAMVGDSYHGYTQWAGAAGGHPALRAIVPRVTSMEISDLSDLAGSGTDQALCLYFANYFAHMWVDKNLYAYEVDWSVRPLRDLFEDAFAAIGHRSAAVDSVISGRPLVDPFRTRAPLAGRPVPVLHRVGWFDNLIDASMRDHTAQLADPRWREHTYLDADACDHHTYHLDQAPVPPELDHGVHESVLDAVLPRYLGRTLDFLDAFVGGRGDPGSFPRAVWYQGHEGERTAASWPPPATRELRLHPAGASLATASADGGTLTETAEQRPTAVRWTHDPLDPVPSPVRDPWVHLQEYPDEQGLHGRPDVATFTGAPVEVPLDLVGPVGATVDIETSAAAGHLFVKLHDVSPDGSARMIVRGQCLISGQGPQSVRIDLGHTGYRLRPGHRLRLQICGSDFPLYAPHPGTDGDLWQATKFSPAEQTLRIGGDRTHLTLTVSDGSA; the protein is encoded by the coding sequence ATGACCGTCCCGTTCCTGCGGATCGGCCCGTCCCCGCTCCACGAGGGCGCCGAACAGCACCTGATCTCCATGCGCGACGGCACCCGCCTCGCCACGGACGTCTATCTGCCGGCGTCCCCGCGCAAGCACGCCGCGGTGGTGAGCCGTCTGCCCTACGACAAGGCCAGTGCCTATATGGCGGTGCACAAGATCGCACCGCTCTATCTGGAGCGCGGTTACGTCTTCATCGCCCAGGACGTGCGCGGCAAGTTCCGCTCCGAGGGCGACACCGTGCCCTTCGTCCACGAGATCGAGGACACGTACGACACGCTCGACTGGGTCGCCGCCCAGCCCTGGTCCAATGGATCGGTCGCCATGGTCGGTGACTCCTACCACGGCTACACGCAGTGGGCCGGGGCAGCGGGCGGACATCCGGCGCTGCGCGCCATCGTCCCCCGGGTCACCAGCATGGAGATCTCCGACCTCAGCGATCTCGCGGGCAGCGGCACCGATCAGGCGCTGTGCCTGTACTTCGCCAACTACTTCGCCCATATGTGGGTGGACAAGAACCTGTACGCCTATGAGGTGGACTGGTCCGTACGACCCTTGCGGGACCTCTTCGAGGACGCGTTCGCCGCGATCGGTCACCGCTCCGCCGCGGTCGACAGCGTGATCTCGGGGCGCCCGCTCGTCGACCCGTTCCGCACCCGGGCGCCGCTGGCGGGTCGGCCCGTGCCCGTACTGCACCGCGTCGGCTGGTTCGACAACCTCATCGACGCGTCGATGCGCGACCACACCGCGCAACTCGCCGACCCGCGCTGGCGCGAGCACACCTACCTCGACGCCGACGCCTGCGACCACCACACCTACCACCTCGACCAGGCGCCCGTACCGCCCGAGTTGGACCACGGGGTCCACGAGTCGGTGCTGGACGCGGTCCTGCCGCGTTACCTCGGTCGTACCCTCGACTTCCTCGACGCCTTCGTCGGCGGGCGCGGCGACCCCGGGAGCTTCCCGCGGGCCGTCTGGTACCAGGGGCACGAGGGCGAGCGCACCGCCGCTTCCTGGCCGCCGCCCGCCACCCGGGAACTGCGGCTGCACCCGGCCGGAGCATCGCTGGCCACCGCGAGCGCCGACGGCGGCACCCTCACCGAGACCGCCGAGCAGCGGCCGACAGCCGTCCGCTGGACCCATGACCCGCTCGATCCCGTACCGTCCCCGGTCCGTGACCCGTGGGTGCACCTCCAGGAATACCCTGACGAGCAGGGTCTGCACGGCCGGCCCGATGTGGCGACCTTCACCGGTGCACCGGTCGAGGTCCCCCTCGACCTGGTCGGCCCGGTCGGTGCCACGGTCGACATCGAGACCAGCGCCGCCGCCGGACACCTCTTCGTCAAGCTCCACGACGTCTCCCCCGACGGCTCCGCCCGCATGATCGTGCGTGGTCAGTGCCTGATCTCGGGTCAGGGACCGCAGAGCGTCCGGATCGACCTCGGCCACACCGGCTACCGGCTGCGCCCCGGCCACCGGCTGCGCCTCCAGATCTGCGGCAGCGACTTCCCGCTGTACGCGCCGCACCCCGGCACCGACGGGGACCTGTGGCAGGCCACCAAGTTCAGTCCGGCCGAGCAGACCCTGCGTATCGGCGGCGACCGCACGCATCTGACCCTCACCGTCTCCGACGGCTCCGCATAG
- a CDS encoding PDR/VanB family oxidoreductase yields the protein MSTPALPGAQDELRLRVHQLRWEAAGVLSLTLVDPGDAPLPPWQPGAHLRLGLPTGVERHYSLCGDPATTDSYRVAVLHEPRGRGGSEYIHRFLRPGAIIPVGPPRNNFPLLPAARYLFVAGGIGITPILPMLREADRRGTPWRLLYGGRSRASMAFLDELVGHGDRARVWAHDEHGRLPLADALAEAAPGPGEEPVAVYCCGPEGLLDALTEACKGHDGLRPHTERFKPPATAGAAEPNTPVEVRCVRSGTTVDVPANESVLDALLGAGIKVHGSCREGICGTCEVIVRAGTPDHRDHILDAAERETGRLMYPCVSRSLTPVLELDL from the coding sequence GTGAGCACCCCGGCGCTCCCCGGCGCGCAGGACGAGTTGCGGTTGCGCGTGCACCAACTGCGCTGGGAGGCGGCCGGCGTTCTGTCGCTGACGCTGGTGGACCCCGGCGACGCACCGCTGCCGCCCTGGCAGCCCGGTGCCCATCTACGGCTCGGCCTGCCCACGGGCGTGGAACGGCACTACTCCCTCTGCGGCGACCCCGCCACCACCGACAGCTATCGGGTGGCCGTGCTGCACGAGCCCCGCGGGCGCGGCGGCTCCGAGTACATCCACCGCTTCCTGCGACCCGGCGCGATCATCCCGGTCGGCCCGCCCCGCAACAACTTCCCGCTGCTCCCGGCGGCCCGCTACCTCTTCGTCGCGGGTGGCATCGGCATCACCCCGATCCTGCCGATGCTGCGCGAGGCCGATCGGCGGGGCACCCCCTGGCGGTTGCTGTACGGGGGGCGCAGCCGGGCGTCGATGGCGTTCCTGGACGAACTGGTCGGGCACGGAGATCGCGCCAGGGTCTGGGCCCACGACGAACACGGCCGTCTCCCGCTCGCCGACGCACTCGCCGAAGCCGCACCCGGCCCGGGCGAGGAGCCGGTGGCCGTCTACTGCTGCGGCCCCGAGGGACTGCTCGACGCGCTGACGGAGGCGTGCAAGGGCCATGACGGGCTGCGTCCGCACACGGAGCGGTTCAAACCGCCCGCCACTGCGGGCGCCGCGGAGCCCAACACTCCGGTGGAGGTGCGTTGTGTGCGCTCCGGAACCACCGTGGACGTCCCCGCGAACGAGAGCGTCCTCGATGCGCTCCTCGGCGCCGGAATCAAGGTCCACGGCTCCTGTCGCGAAGGCATCTGCGGCACCTGCGAGGTCATCGTCCGCGCCGGTACCCCCGACCACCGCGACCACATCCTCGATGCGGCCGAACGAGAGACGGGCCGGTTGATGTACCCGTGCGTCTCCCGCTCCCTGACCCCCGTACTGGAGCTGGACCTATGA
- a CDS encoding TetR/AcrR family transcriptional regulator translates to MTTTSGRTTRAASRTRLPRGALTPERIVETSLKLLDEHGTDGFSMPRLGKALGADQTAVYRHFSGKDDILLAVADRLLEEAFEGFAAQPYWADTLADVCRRVRGAYLAHPAAAALSGPRTTRRPAEMHAADAVIGALGDAGFDPAEAALLYRVVADFALLWSGGEAAFHSLDAETQAHEADGWKRAYRAADPAEYPHIHRVRDPLFEVDSADVFETALQLLLDSMERRAPRGARPDPSG, encoded by the coding sequence GTGACCACCACATCCGGCCGCACCACCCGCGCAGCCAGTCGCACCCGCTTGCCCCGGGGCGCACTCACCCCGGAACGCATCGTGGAGACGAGCCTCAAACTCCTCGACGAACACGGCACCGACGGCTTCTCCATGCCGCGCCTCGGCAAGGCGCTCGGCGCCGACCAGACCGCGGTCTACCGCCACTTCTCCGGCAAGGACGACATCCTGCTCGCGGTCGCGGACCGGCTGCTCGAAGAAGCCTTCGAGGGCTTCGCGGCCCAGCCGTACTGGGCCGACACCCTCGCAGATGTGTGCCGACGGGTGCGCGGCGCCTACCTCGCGCACCCCGCAGCCGCGGCGCTCTCCGGGCCCCGCACCACCCGACGACCCGCCGAGATGCATGCGGCGGACGCGGTGATCGGTGCCCTGGGCGACGCCGGATTCGATCCGGCCGAAGCGGCCCTGCTGTACCGGGTCGTGGCCGACTTCGCCCTGCTCTGGTCGGGCGGTGAGGCCGCCTTTCACAGCCTCGACGCCGAGACCCAGGCGCATGAGGCCGACGGCTGGAAGCGCGCCTACCGCGCCGCCGACCCTGCGGAGTACCCGCACATCCACCGCGTCCGCGACCCGCTGTTCGAAGTGGACTCGGCCGACGTCTTCGAAACCGCGCTCCAACTGCTGCTGGACTCCATGGAGCGCCGCGCCCCCCGAGGCGCCCGACCGGACCCCTCAGGCTGA
- a CDS encoding amidohydrolase, which translates to MTETRIQPRPSAARGATAPQDRADLVLTGGPVFTGDAARSWTDAVAVRAGRIVAVGAPAARALIRPGTEVVELAGRLLVPGFVDAHAHPVFGGLERARCDLLGATGPTACAELVGAYAKRHPERPWVVGGGWSMDHFPSGAPDRATLDAVVPDRPVFLLNRDRHGAWVNSLALRLAGIDRDTPDPADGRIERAADGTPTGTLHEGAADLVARHLPAITADEYEEALLEGQRHLHSLGVTGWQDALIGAYLSYPDPLDAYQSLAGSGQLTGRVTGALWWDRERGVEQLPELVERRERSHVGRFRATTVKVMQDGVCENFTAALLTPYLHGPGHDASPGSGHSYLTPAELNRAVTALDGAGFQVHFHTIGDRAVREALDAIEAAEEVRRNTPGASGAGHRGDNRHHLAHIQLVHPDDVPRFRKLRTTANMQPLWAVCDEQMSELTVPFLGGERAARQYVFGALRASGATLAAGSDWPVSSADPLAGIHVAVNRTMPGIGPDTPFLPEQRLLLADALAAYTSAGAWINHIDHVTGTIAPGKYADFAVLDRNPFDESLHEIADTRVDLTFVEGVPVHRREGAP; encoded by the coding sequence ATGACCGAGACCCGTATCCAGCCCCGGCCGAGCGCCGCGCGGGGCGCCACGGCCCCGCAGGACCGGGCTGACCTGGTGCTCACCGGCGGCCCGGTCTTCACCGGGGACGCGGCCCGCTCCTGGACGGACGCGGTCGCGGTGCGAGCGGGCCGGATCGTCGCCGTCGGCGCCCCCGCGGCCCGTGCGCTGATCCGCCCCGGGACCGAGGTGGTCGAGCTGGCCGGGCGGCTCCTGGTCCCCGGCTTCGTGGATGCCCACGCCCACCCCGTCTTCGGCGGCCTGGAGCGGGCGCGCTGCGACCTCCTTGGGGCAACCGGCCCCACAGCCTGCGCCGAACTCGTCGGCGCCTACGCGAAACGCCACCCCGAACGGCCCTGGGTGGTGGGCGGCGGCTGGTCGATGGACCACTTCCCATCCGGCGCGCCCGACCGGGCGACGCTGGACGCGGTGGTCCCCGACCGCCCCGTCTTCCTCCTCAACCGGGACCGGCACGGGGCCTGGGTGAACAGCCTCGCCCTGCGCCTGGCGGGCATCGACCGCGACACCCCCGACCCAGCCGACGGCAGGATCGAACGGGCCGCGGACGGCACGCCCACCGGCACCCTCCACGAGGGCGCGGCCGACCTGGTCGCCCGACACCTCCCCGCGATCACCGCGGACGAGTACGAGGAAGCGCTCCTCGAAGGCCAACGGCACCTCCACTCCCTGGGGGTCACCGGCTGGCAGGACGCCCTGATCGGCGCCTATCTGAGCTACCCCGACCCGCTGGACGCCTATCAGAGCCTCGCCGGCTCCGGCCAGCTCACCGGCCGGGTCACCGGGGCCCTGTGGTGGGACCGGGAACGTGGTGTGGAGCAATTGCCCGAACTCGTCGAACGCCGGGAGCGCAGCCACGTCGGCCGCTTCCGCGCCACCACCGTCAAGGTGATGCAGGACGGCGTCTGCGAGAACTTCACGGCCGCCCTCCTCACCCCGTACCTCCACGGCCCCGGGCACGACGCGAGCCCCGGCAGTGGACACAGCTATCTGACGCCCGCCGAGCTCAACCGGGCGGTCACCGCTCTCGACGGAGCCGGATTCCAGGTCCACTTCCACACCATCGGCGACCGTGCCGTGCGCGAGGCGCTCGACGCCATCGAGGCCGCCGAGGAAGTGCGCCGCAACACCCCCGGCGCCAGCGGGGCCGGGCACCGCGGCGACAACCGGCACCACCTGGCCCATATCCAACTCGTGCACCCGGACGACGTACCCCGGTTCCGGAAGTTGCGGACCACCGCCAACATGCAGCCGCTGTGGGCCGTGTGCGACGAGCAGATGTCCGAGCTGACCGTCCCCTTCCTCGGCGGTGAACGAGCGGCCCGCCAGTACGTCTTCGGTGCGCTGCGGGCCTCGGGCGCCACCTTGGCCGCGGGCAGCGACTGGCCCGTCTCCAGCGCCGATCCGCTCGCCGGCATCCACGTCGCCGTCAACCGGACCATGCCGGGCATCGGCCCCGACACTCCGTTCCTGCCCGAACAGCGGCTGCTGCTGGCCGACGCCCTCGCGGCGTACACCTCGGCCGGCGCCTGGATCAACCACATCGACCACGTCACGGGCACCATCGCCCCGGGCAAGTACGCCGACTTCGCCGTGCTCGACCGCAATCCGTTCGACGAGTCCCTGCACGAGATCGCCGACACCCGGGTCGACCTCACCTTCGTCGAAGGCGTCCCGGTCCATCGGCGAGAAGGCGCACCGTGA
- a CDS encoding TetR/AcrR family transcriptional regulator, giving the protein MAKKVVPEGERRRRRPTRQGAVLSERLIVETALRLLRYHSGASLTVRRLGGALGADPSALYRYFRGMDDLTLAIADELIGRAIEGWRPSGQWRTDLRALGLRLHAAYLAHPQAAVLAASRITGRAHEAAAIEAILGVLRSAGFADSDTVRVYRSLVDLSLAFAALDGAALALPEEKRDADRAVWRSRYGGLTARTHPHIAATAGLLVGCVEGSAYPATLDMLLDSTASRLPAGR; this is encoded by the coding sequence ATGGCCAAGAAAGTGGTGCCCGAAGGGGAGCGGCGGCGCAGGCGGCCCACCCGACAGGGCGCGGTGCTCTCCGAGCGGCTCATCGTGGAGACCGCACTGCGCCTGCTGCGCTACCACTCGGGCGCGAGCCTGACCGTGCGCCGACTCGGTGGTGCGCTCGGCGCCGACCCCAGCGCCCTGTACCGGTACTTCCGCGGCATGGACGACCTCACCCTGGCCATCGCCGATGAACTGATCGGCCGTGCCATCGAGGGCTGGCGGCCGAGCGGTCAGTGGCGCACCGATCTGCGCGCGCTGGGGCTGCGACTGCACGCCGCCTACCTCGCCCACCCCCAAGCGGCCGTCTTGGCGGCGAGCCGCATCACCGGACGGGCCCATGAGGCGGCGGCGATCGAGGCGATCCTCGGGGTGCTGCGCTCCGCGGGATTCGCGGACAGCGACACCGTGCGCGTCTACCGCAGTCTGGTCGACCTCAGCCTGGCGTTCGCCGCGCTCGACGGCGCGGCGCTCGCCCTGCCCGAGGAGAAGCGGGACGCCGACCGGGCCGTATGGCGCAGCCGCTACGGGGGACTGACCGCCCGGACCCATCCCCACATCGCCGCGACCGCTGGGCTGCTGGTCGGCTGTGTCGAGGGCAGCGCCTACCCGGCGACGCTCGACATGCTCCTGGACAGCACCGCGAGCCGCCTCCCCGCCGGACGGTGA